GAGCGTTCCTCTACCGGCATCAGGCGATCTTCCAGGCGAATTTCACGGGCCGTATTGGCCACGCCCAGAGTTGCAACGGAAAAGCCCGGCAGGTTGTCCGGGTCCAGCTGCAACAAGTCCACCTCACCCACACCCAGCGCCTGGCGCCCCAGGGTTTCACTGCTGACGGGGTCAACATAAACCGGGCCGGGACGGTAGAGGCCGTAAGAGGCCAGAGGAGTATCGAAGTCACCGCGGGCGTAGATAGTATCGCCAGCACCCATCAGGATATGGTTATCTGAGCCAGAGACCACATAAGGCGTGCCTTCAAAAGCACTCGGCTCAACAATACGAGTGCGCGACAGGAAGGCGTTGATTGCATCCAGGGGGATCGCCGGGATTGCATCCTCGACTGACTCACGACGGATTTGCGGCGCCAGGCGGTTGCCCTTCCCTCCCGGTGACAGTTGGTATGCGCGCGGGCCTCGCTGTAACTGCAATTGCGGCTGGCCATCCACATATACCAGGCGTAGGCTGTCGCCGGGATAGATCAAGTGCGGGTTTTCCACTTGTGGGTTCACCTGCCAGATCTCCGGCCAGTACCAGGGCTGCACCAGGAACTCGCTGGAGATATCCCACAGGGTATCTCCCTTTTGCACTACATAAGCATCGGGATGACTGGGGTTCAGGCGTACCTGATCCTGCGCTTCGGTGCCCAGGGCTACCGCCAGCATCGATACAGCGGCCAGGATTATTTTTTTCATGGAAGCATTCCTATGCTCTTTATCGCTATAATTCTCAGCGCCGGGCCACCCTCTGGTGGAAAGTAGCCGGACCCAGGCGCAGGGCGCCAACGAAAATCAGGGGTCCACTCGGTAAATATTGAGCGCGATCATAATGTTATCAGCGCACGTTCAACGAATACTAGAAGTTTGTCACAGGTGTTATGGCTAAACTCGAGATACTGGAATTTCCTGATCCGCGTCTGCGTGAGGTCGCAAAACCCGTCGCTGATGTGACCGATACACACCGGCAGCTGCTGGACGACATGTTCGAAACCATGTATGCCGCGCCCGGTATCGGCCTCGCCGCTATTCAGGTTAATGTGCAGGAGCGCGTTGTCGTGGTGGATATCTCCGAGGATGGGAGCGAACCACTGGGCTTTATTAATCCTGAAATCGAGGTACTGGAAGAGGAAATCCACCAGTACGATGAGGGCTGTCTGTCGGTGCCCGGTTTCTACGAAACCGTAGAACGCCCACGAAAAGTGCGGATAAAGGCCCTTGATCGCAACGGTGAGCCTTTTGCCATTGAGGCAGAGGGGCTTTTGGCTGTTTGTATTCAACACGAAGTTGACCACCTGGATGGCAAACTGTTCGTGGATTACATCTCCCCACTCAAGCGCAACCGCATTCGCTCGAAGCTGGAGAAATCCCAGCGCCGACGCGCCTGATACAGAAAACTGGCTGCCGGCATGTCCGGCGCCATCTCTGCCCCGACCTGAGAATTAACCAGTGAATATCATCTTTGCCGGCACGCCGGACTTTGCCGCCGTGCACCTGCAAGCTCTGCTCGCCAGCGAGCACACTGTCATCGCCGTTTACACCCAGCCAGACAGGCCTGCGGGGCGCGGCAAAAAACTGCTGGCCAGCCCGGTCAAACAACTGGCGCTTTCCCACGATATTCCTGTGTACCAACCCCTCAGTCTGCGTGACGAGGACGCCCAGGCAGAGTTTGCAGCCCTGGGTGCAGACATTATGGTGGTTGTGGCTTATGGCCTGATTTTGCCCCAAAAAGTTTTAGACACCCCCCGATTGGGCTGTATCAACGTGCACGCTTCCCTATTGCCCCGATGGCGCGGTGCCGCACCGATCCAGCGCGCAGTAGAGGCTGGCGACAGTGAGAGTGGTGTGGCCATCATGCAGATGGAGGCCGGACTGGATACGGGACCTGTACTGGTCGAGAAGCGCTGCTCCATTGGACAGAGTGAAACCGGTGGAAGCCTGCACAATAAACTGGCCGAGCTCGGCGGCCCAGCCTTGATCGAAGCCCTGGCGCAGCTGGCAGCAGGCACCGCCAAGCCTGAAACCCAGGATCAC
This DNA window, taken from Microbulbifer sp. GL-2, encodes the following:
- a CDS encoding LysM peptidoglycan-binding domain-containing protein produces the protein MKKIILAAVSMLAVALGTEAQDQVRLNPSHPDAYVVQKGDTLWDISSEFLVQPWYWPEIWQVNPQVENPHLIYPGDSLRLVYVDGQPQLQLQRGPRAYQLSPGGKGNRLAPQIRRESVEDAIPAIPLDAINAFLSRTRIVEPSAFEGTPYVVSGSDNHILMGAGDTIYARGDFDTPLASYGLYRPGPVYVDPVSSETLGRQALGVGEVDLLQLDPDNLPGFSVATLGVANTAREIRLEDRLMPVEERSIDALFHPSAPVVPVDGLIVGVDEGVTQVGKFDVVILNLGDRDGIVPGNVMAVYKRGSVVRDRIAGDSVKLPDERAGEMMVFRTFEKMSLALVLEAERPLAVMDLVRNP
- the def gene encoding peptide deformylase, whose translation is MAKLEILEFPDPRLREVAKPVADVTDTHRQLLDDMFETMYAAPGIGLAAIQVNVQERVVVVDISEDGSEPLGFINPEIEVLEEEIHQYDEGCLSVPGFYETVERPRKVRIKALDRNGEPFAIEAEGLLAVCIQHEVDHLDGKLFVDYISPLKRNRIRSKLEKSQRRRA
- the fmt gene encoding methionyl-tRNA formyltransferase codes for the protein MNIIFAGTPDFAAVHLQALLASEHTVIAVYTQPDRPAGRGKKLLASPVKQLALSHDIPVYQPLSLRDEDAQAEFAALGADIMVVVAYGLILPQKVLDTPRLGCINVHASLLPRWRGAAPIQRAVEAGDSESGVAIMQMEAGLDTGPVLVEKRCSIGQSETGGSLHNKLAELGGPALIEALAQLAAGTAKPETQDHTLANYANKISKEEARLDWQRPAEELQRQIRAFNPFPVCWTTYREKKGEQRLRIFSAVLELGCHNGAPGTILASDDEGILVACGHQALRLQLLQLPGKKALPTAEILKGYRDLFALGTLLGEKVL